The Sinomicrobium kalidii genome contains a region encoding:
- a CDS encoding PQQ-dependent sugar dehydrogenase encodes MKKFSRSYFSRWYIPVAACIAISAIACSTKNKDNAPGTIVPDKNNAELKLPEGFGALKVADSIGEARHLVVNRNGDILVKLNRTRDGKGIIILSDKDKDGRADSNTGFGDYGGTGIALKGNYLYASSNSSVFRYPLDENGLPEKTNAPDTIVYGLIDRRQHNSKSIILDDNDNIYVNIGAYSNACQERDRTKDSPGMYPCPILDSAGGIWQFKANALKQSYGQGTRYATGLRNVVGLDWNRQDQSLYVMQHGRDNLHDLFPELYDVRASAELPAEALYKIEKGDDAGWPYIYYDQIQEKNILSPEYGGDGKKVPEEGKGKNAIDPIVAFPGHMAPNGLLFYTGSMFPEKYKNGAFVAFHGSWNRAPEEQEGFMVAFVPFKGGKPSGDWEVFAGGFAGEGPIMSPGDAEHRPCGLAQGPDGSLYVSDDANGTIYRIIYNAE; translated from the coding sequence ATGAAGAAGTTTTCGCGTTCATATTTCAGCCGGTGGTATATTCCCGTAGCAGCATGTATCGCGATCAGTGCCATTGCCTGTTCTACAAAAAACAAGGACAACGCCCCCGGAACTATTGTACCCGACAAAAACAATGCGGAACTGAAACTGCCCGAAGGATTCGGGGCGCTGAAAGTAGCCGACAGTATCGGTGAAGCCCGGCACCTTGTGGTAAACAGGAACGGCGATATCCTCGTAAAACTGAACAGGACCAGGGACGGAAAGGGGATCATTATCCTTTCCGATAAGGATAAAGACGGCAGGGCCGACAGCAATACGGGCTTCGGAGATTACGGCGGAACCGGGATCGCATTAAAGGGCAATTACCTTTATGCCTCATCCAATTCATCGGTGTTCCGTTATCCGCTGGATGAAAACGGCCTGCCGGAAAAAACAAATGCGCCGGACACTATTGTTTACGGCCTCATTGACCGGCGTCAGCACAATTCAAAATCCATTATCCTGGATGATAACGATAATATTTACGTGAATATCGGAGCCTATTCCAATGCCTGCCAGGAACGGGACCGGACCAAGGATTCCCCCGGAATGTACCCCTGCCCCATTTTGGATTCTGCCGGAGGTATCTGGCAGTTTAAGGCCAATGCCCTGAAACAATCCTACGGTCAGGGCACACGGTACGCTACCGGGCTCCGGAATGTTGTGGGGCTGGACTGGAACAGGCAGGACCAGTCACTGTATGTTATGCAGCACGGCCGGGACAACCTGCACGACCTGTTCCCGGAACTCTATGACGTCAGGGCTTCCGCCGAATTACCGGCCGAGGCCCTCTATAAAATCGAAAAAGGCGATGATGCCGGTTGGCCGTACATCTATTACGACCAAATACAGGAGAAAAACATATTAAGCCCCGAATACGGAGGGGACGGAAAAAAAGTTCCGGAAGAAGGCAAAGGGAAAAATGCCATTGACCCCATTGTGGCCTTTCCCGGACATATGGCCCCCAACGGGCTTTTGTTCTACACGGGGTCCATGTTCCCTGAAAAATACAAAAACGGTGCTTTCGTGGCTTTTCACGGTTCGTGGAACAGGGCCCCGGAAGAACAGGAAGGTTTTATGGTAGCTTTTGTTCCCTTCAAGGGTGGAAAACCTTCCGGGGACTGGGAAGTTTTTGCCGGGGGCTTTGCCGGAGAAGGGCCTATCATGTCTCCCGGAGATGCCGAACACAGGCCCTGCGGACTGGCACAGGGCCCCGACGGTTCGCTGTACGTCTCAGATGACGCCAATGGCACCATTTACAGGATAATATACAATGCCGAATAA
- a CDS encoding LysR family transcriptional regulator, protein MLDFRLKVFHTVAKRLNFTRAARELYISQPAVTKHVKALEDAYGIQLFERNGTKIQLTYGGELLLKSTEEIFGIYRKLETDLHALSGEHVGKLRIGASTTIANYILPRVLPAFREKYPDVNIELRVGNTEWIEKLVKEKEIDLGVTEGYSKSPGLKYTPFIRDEIVLTAATNHPLAKTGTVDPEILPQHPLLIREPGSGTRDVIAHALETLKIKMADLNIAIQLTSSESIKLYLIHSECLAFLSVYAILNELRNNTCCIIDVKGLEIERSFYFVRLQGKTDLLTDLFMDFARRYNYR, encoded by the coding sequence ATGCTCGACTTTCGTTTAAAGGTTTTTCACACTGTGGCCAAACGCCTTAATTTTACCCGTGCAGCTCGCGAACTTTATATTTCACAGCCCGCGGTGACCAAACACGTAAAAGCTTTGGAAGATGCATACGGCATACAGCTGTTTGAGCGCAATGGTACGAAAATACAGCTCACCTATGGCGGGGAATTGCTGTTGAAAAGTACAGAAGAGATATTCGGGATTTACCGGAAACTGGAAACCGACCTGCACGCCCTGTCGGGAGAGCACGTGGGAAAACTGCGTATCGGTGCCAGCACCACCATAGCCAATTATATCTTACCTCGGGTACTTCCTGCTTTCCGGGAAAAATATCCGGACGTGAATATTGAACTGCGGGTGGGAAATACCGAATGGATAGAAAAATTGGTGAAAGAGAAAGAGATCGATCTTGGTGTTACCGAAGGATACTCCAAATCGCCGGGATTAAAATATACCCCTTTTATCCGTGATGAAATTGTATTGACTGCTGCCACGAACCACCCTTTGGCAAAGACGGGAACAGTTGATCCGGAAATATTACCGCAACATCCCTTATTGATTCGCGAACCCGGCTCGGGTACACGTGATGTTATAGCACATGCCCTTGAAACACTAAAGATTAAAATGGCAGACCTTAATATTGCCATACAACTGACCAGCAGTGAAAGCATAAAGTTATACCTGATACATTCGGAATGCCTGGCATTTCTCTCCGTGTATGCCATATTGAATGAACTCCGGAACAATACCTGTTGCATTATTGATGTAAAAGGACTGGAAATAGAACGGTCCTTTTATTTTGTCCGGTTACAGGGAAAAACCGATCTGCTGACTGATCTTTTTATGGATTTTGCCCGGCGTTATAACTACAGGTAA
- a CDS encoding helix-turn-helix domain-containing protein, protein MKYLTIKPSGKLYAYIRCYWIYEDSVSGKGPFIHRTMASPAPELLFHYKGTFKEMTPYGASGNYFLTGIHAQTDNIRRFGIHSDFGIFGISLQPYAIPVLFGVSSLEIKNQVPDLVTLLGQEGKVLEEKMMTAENNVRRLHIINRFFEQRLSEFERPEVVHAAQSIQHHRGAVHLKKLKGQYGLSERQLERKFKEHIGFSLKTFSRIVRFESLLNSYGMKNTTLTQMAHDFGYYDQAHFIHEFKQFSGYNPKTYFSGKANEAFYAP, encoded by the coding sequence ATGAAATACCTCACCATTAAACCGTCCGGAAAACTGTACGCTTACATACGGTGCTACTGGATTTATGAGGATAGTGTATCCGGGAAAGGGCCGTTTATTCACAGGACAATGGCCAGCCCCGCTCCCGAACTCCTGTTTCACTACAAGGGGACCTTTAAGGAAATGACGCCTTACGGGGCCTCCGGCAATTACTTCCTGACCGGTATCCATGCACAAACCGACAATATAAGGCGTTTCGGGATTCACTCCGATTTCGGGATTTTCGGAATCTCTCTTCAACCTTATGCTATTCCCGTACTCTTCGGGGTTTCGTCATTGGAGATCAAAAATCAGGTACCCGACCTGGTCACGTTACTCGGACAGGAAGGAAAAGTGTTGGAAGAAAAAATGATGACAGCCGAAAACAACGTCCGGCGCTTACATATCATAAACCGTTTTTTTGAACAACGCCTGTCCGAATTCGAAAGACCGGAAGTTGTTCACGCGGCACAAAGCATTCAGCACCATCGTGGCGCGGTACACCTGAAAAAACTGAAAGGGCAGTACGGATTGTCGGAAAGGCAACTGGAACGCAAGTTTAAAGAACACATAGGCTTCTCCCTTAAAACCTTTTCGAGGATCGTGCGTTTTGAATCCCTGCTCAATAGCTATGGAATGAAAAACACGACCCTGACACAAATGGCCCATGATTTCGGGTATTATGACCAGGCCCATTTCATACATGAATTCAAACAGTTTTCGGGGTACAATCCCAAAACCTATTTTTCAGGAAAGGCCAATGAAGCTTTTTATGCGCCCTGA
- a CDS encoding alpha/beta hydrolase has translation MITIVLSKPLQRKCCTLLLFLTGFTVFSQDVYRTETDILYYVDSLNNNDAYADKMCRLDIHYPQNLKNYPAIIWFHGGGLTQGNKEIPEELKNKGFAVIGVGYRLSPGVKSVQCIKDAAAAIAWVFKHIETYGGDPGLIFVSGHSAGGYLTMMTGLDKKYLKPHGIDADRIAGLIPFSGQAITHFNVRKENGVENVQPVIDEYAPLYHVRPDAPPMLLITGDREKEMLGRYEENAYLRRMMELVGHKDTRLYELDGYGHNMVQPALPLLIREVRERTEEIKRSKK, from the coding sequence ATGATAACTATAGTACTCTCAAAACCATTACAAAGGAAATGTTGCACCCTTTTGTTGTTCCTTACGGGATTTACCGTATTCTCCCAGGACGTTTACAGGACAGAAACGGATATTTTATATTACGTTGATTCCCTGAATAATAATGATGCTTATGCTGATAAAATGTGCAGGTTAGACATTCACTATCCGCAGAATCTTAAAAATTATCCGGCAATCATATGGTTTCACGGCGGTGGACTTACCCAGGGAAATAAGGAGATCCCCGAAGAACTCAAAAACAAGGGGTTTGCTGTTATCGGTGTAGGGTACCGGCTTTCGCCCGGAGTAAAATCGGTGCAGTGTATCAAGGACGCGGCAGCAGCTATTGCATGGGTTTTTAAGCATATCGAAACCTATGGAGGTGATCCCGGCCTTATTTTTGTTTCCGGGCATTCGGCAGGCGGATACCTGACCATGATGACGGGTCTGGATAAGAAATACCTGAAACCTCACGGAATAGATGCCGATCGGATAGCAGGCCTTATACCGTTTAGCGGACAGGCCATCACGCATTTCAATGTGCGAAAGGAAAACGGTGTTGAGAATGTACAACCTGTCATAGACGAATATGCACCCCTGTATCACGTTCGTCCCGATGCCCCGCCCATGTTGCTTATCACGGGTGACCGGGAGAAGGAAATGTTGGGGCGGTACGAGGAAAATGCCTATCTCCGGCGAATGATGGAACTTGTCGGGCACAAAGACACGCGCTTATACGAACTGGATGGCTACGGACATAATATGGTGCAACCCGCATTACCTTTACTCATCCGTGAAGTCAGGGAACGTACAGAAGAAATAAAACGCAGTAAGAAATAA
- a CDS encoding DUF4440 domain-containing protein, which translates to MEATSIIPCLTYKKPEKAIEWLEEAFGFKAHEVYRENGKVIHAELKLGNTMIMLGEHNGPGPYKKLIIHPDDTEGRSTQSPYVIINNVREHYENAVKKGAKIALDFKVQEYGGESYSCNDPEGHLWNFGSYDPFAEEQSALIEEVRKTEDEWNKYIAANDVKKMEQFMDSDWCIVGTQGITTKQQFLRSVKSGDLVHTKMAFETKMVNIKGTTATITQLGTSEGKYKGKVFSFFEWSTTIMLKNNGKWKAIFTTLIPAEH; encoded by the coding sequence ATGGAAGCAACGTCAATTATCCCCTGCCTTACCTATAAAAAACCGGAAAAAGCAATAGAATGGCTTGAAGAAGCATTCGGTTTTAAGGCACATGAAGTTTACAGGGAGAACGGAAAGGTCATACATGCCGAATTAAAACTCGGCAATACCATGATCATGCTGGGAGAACACAACGGGCCGGGCCCGTATAAAAAACTCATTATTCATCCCGACGATACCGAAGGCCGTTCCACGCAAAGTCCCTACGTAATTATAAATAATGTAAGGGAACATTATGAGAACGCTGTAAAAAAGGGTGCGAAAATAGCGCTTGATTTCAAGGTCCAGGAGTATGGAGGAGAAAGTTACTCTTGTAATGATCCGGAAGGCCACCTGTGGAATTTCGGTTCTTATGACCCCTTTGCGGAAGAACAGTCTGCCCTGATCGAAGAAGTTAGAAAAACAGAAGACGAATGGAATAAATACATAGCGGCCAACGATGTGAAAAAAATGGAGCAATTTATGGATAGCGATTGGTGTATTGTGGGAACACAGGGCATTACTACCAAACAACAGTTCCTCCGTTCGGTTAAGAGCGGGGACCTTGTACACACCAAAATGGCCTTTGAGACCAAAATGGTAAATATAAAGGGAACTACCGCTACCATCACCCAACTCGGAACAAGTGAAGGAAAGTACAAAGGCAAGGTATTCAGCTTTTTCGAATGGTCTACCACCATCATGTTAAAGAACAACGGGAAATGGAAAGCCATATTCACCACCCTGATCCCCGCAGAACACTAA
- a CDS encoding lactate utilization protein B, producing the protein MKGRHANLSKEFITTSEKTDWHNEALWFLRAKRDKQRDGIEDWEKLRSTAAAIKDHTLSRLPEYLQTFEENAQRNGIQVHWAWDDAEMREITARILRENKARSVVKSKSMLTEECGLNPYLEKEGFSVVDTDLGERIVQLRKEHPSHIVVPAIHLKKEEVSDTFHEKMQTEKGNADPAYLTGAAREALRKDFMAADAAITGVNFGVAESGTVVVCTNEGNADMGVHSKKTVIHCMGLEKLVPGHKELAVFIRLLARSATGQPVTIFTSHYRKPRPDTKQHIIIVNNKRTDIYAETDFRQAMRCIRCGACMNTCPVYRRSGGHSYHHTVPGPIGSVLAPFYGKERNKDLPFASTLCGSCNNVCPVKIDLAGLLYEWRQRLTEDTSAELSKKMGMQAGSSVLRSHTKYKVATGIFRWVPKSILQSGLNPWNITKKDGGKARVFPDVPDESFRHWYKKREK; encoded by the coding sequence ATGAAAGGAAGACATGCAAACCTGAGCAAAGAATTTATAACCACATCCGAAAAGACGGACTGGCACAATGAAGCATTGTGGTTTTTACGCGCCAAGCGCGACAAGCAACGGGATGGTATAGAAGACTGGGAGAAGCTGCGGAGTACGGCCGCGGCGATCAAAGACCATACCTTGTCGCGCCTGCCGGAATACCTGCAAACGTTCGAAGAAAATGCACAGCGCAACGGGATACAGGTACACTGGGCATGGGATGATGCCGAAATGCGGGAAATAACGGCCCGGATACTCCGGGAAAATAAGGCCAGGTCGGTCGTGAAAAGTAAATCCATGCTCACCGAAGAATGCGGCCTGAACCCTTACCTGGAAAAAGAGGGTTTTAGCGTAGTGGATACCGACCTGGGAGAACGGATAGTCCAGCTTCGTAAGGAACACCCGAGTCATATTGTAGTGCCGGCCATTCACCTGAAAAAAGAAGAGGTAAGCGATACTTTTCACGAAAAAATGCAGACGGAGAAGGGGAATGCCGATCCGGCGTATCTAACGGGTGCGGCCCGTGAAGCATTGCGGAAGGATTTTATGGCCGCCGATGCGGCAATAACCGGAGTGAACTTCGGGGTGGCGGAAAGCGGTACGGTAGTGGTGTGCACTAATGAAGGAAATGCGGATATGGGGGTTCACAGTAAAAAAACGGTGATCCACTGTATGGGACTGGAGAAACTCGTGCCCGGCCATAAGGAACTGGCTGTTTTTATACGCCTGCTCGCCCGTTCAGCCACAGGGCAGCCGGTCACTATTTTTACCTCGCACTACAGGAAACCCAGACCGGATACGAAACAACATATTATCATTGTCAACAATAAGCGTACCGATATTTATGCCGAAACGGACTTCCGGCAGGCCATGCGGTGTATCCGCTGTGGTGCCTGTATGAACACATGTCCGGTTTACAGGCGTTCCGGCGGGCATTCCTACCACCATACGGTTCCCGGTCCCATCGGGAGCGTACTGGCACCATTTTACGGTAAAGAAAGGAATAAAGACCTCCCCTTTGCATCTACTTTATGCGGTTCCTGCAATAATGTCTGTCCCGTGAAAATAGACCTTGCCGGGTTATTGTACGAGTGGAGGCAGAGGCTTACGGAAGATACTTCGGCAGAGTTGTCTAAAAAAATGGGAATGCAGGCGGGAAGTTCGGTATTGCGCAGCCATACGAAATACAAAGTGGCTACCGGCATATTCCGGTGGGTGCCGAAAAGTATCCTGCAATCGGGGCTTAACCCCTGGAATATTACTAAAAAAGACGGTGGGAAAGCCAGGGTGTTCCCGGATGTCCCCGACGAAAGCTTCCGGCACTGGTATAAGAAACGGGAGAAATAA
- a CDS encoding aldo/keto reductase has translation MKYRKLGTTDLNLSAVTFGAWAAGGWMWGGTERQDAVDAIKASYDMGVTSIDTAPIYGQGTSEEIVGEAIKDIPRDKVQILTKYGMRWDLTKGDFAFHSQNNEGEDIDIYKYAGKESIIKECEDSLKRLGTDYIDLYQIHWPDVTTPIQETMEAVEKLIEQGKVRHAGVCNYNAEQMAEAEKYILLASNQVPYSMVKRGIEDEVVPYCLEHQKGILAYSPLERGLLTGKLKPGHEFAPGDHRASNPYFKDVNLTRTNDFLQSIKPIADDKGLTLGQLVILWTLEQPGITITLVGARNKAQAVQNAAATEKMLSESEISEITEKLNRVELEL, from the coding sequence ATGAAATATAGAAAATTAGGAACTACCGACCTTAACCTATCCGCAGTAACTTTTGGCGCCTGGGCAGCCGGAGGATGGATGTGGGGCGGTACGGAACGACAGGATGCCGTAGATGCCATAAAAGCTTCTTACGATATGGGCGTAACCTCTATAGACACCGCTCCCATTTACGGGCAGGGCACCAGTGAGGAAATTGTGGGTGAGGCTATTAAGGATATTCCCCGTGACAAAGTACAGATCCTCACCAAATACGGTATGCGCTGGGACCTGACCAAAGGAGACTTTGCCTTTCACAGCCAGAATAATGAGGGGGAGGATATCGATATTTATAAATATGCAGGGAAGGAAAGCATTATCAAGGAATGTGAGGACAGCCTGAAAAGACTGGGCACCGATTATATAGACCTGTACCAGATCCACTGGCCTGACGTTACAACACCCATCCAGGAAACCATGGAAGCTGTGGAAAAGCTTATAGAGCAGGGTAAGGTTCGCCATGCCGGTGTATGCAATTACAATGCGGAACAAATGGCAGAAGCCGAAAAATATATTCTACTGGCTTCCAACCAGGTGCCTTACAGTATGGTTAAAAGAGGAATTGAAGATGAGGTTGTTCCCTACTGTCTGGAACATCAAAAAGGCATCCTGGCTTATAGTCCGCTGGAACGCGGTTTGCTCACCGGGAAATTAAAACCCGGACACGAATTCGCCCCGGGCGACCACCGGGCATCCAATCCCTATTTCAAGGATGTCAACCTTACGCGGACAAATGATTTTCTGCAAAGCATCAAACCGATTGCAGATGATAAGGGACTGACCCTGGGGCAACTGGTGATCTTATGGACCCTGGAACAACCCGGTATCACCATTACCCTGGTAGGCGCCAGGAATAAGGCCCAGGCCGTACAGAATGCCGCGGCCACTGAAAAAATGTTATCCGAAAGTGAAATTTCAGAAATTACGGAAAAACTCAACCGGGTAGAACTGGAATTGTAA
- a CDS encoding TlpA disulfide reductase family protein, which produces MKKIGVLIFMALVAVACGNQNKDSYTITVKMDGVEDGKQVFMKKADENNQPVDVDSTKVTNGEFSFTGSADTPQIHYIIVDGIGNIPVIVENGDIEIEAYKDSINFSKMGGTPSNDDFYGFISGTRGIGEKINALRQQMMKASQQRDTVTIATLQEAYADIQEEAKAYEVQFVNENPDSYISALVLEKMLLSKSQTPEKIKELFSTLSEEVKKTKVAQRISSRMEEESKVSVGAIAPDFSAPTPEGETLALNDVKGKVTIIDFWAAWCKPCRAQNPHVVSLYNKYKEQGLSIIGVSLDKKKEDWEKAIEEDQLPWHHVSNLKFWQDPVAQMYNVRAIPATFILDAEGKIVAKNLRGEELDAKLAELFEM; this is translated from the coding sequence ATGAAAAAGATCGGCGTATTAATTTTTATGGCACTTGTTGCTGTTGCCTGCGGCAATCAGAACAAAGACAGCTACACGATTACCGTAAAAATGGACGGTGTTGAAGATGGCAAACAGGTGTTCATGAAAAAGGCAGATGAAAACAATCAACCTGTTGATGTGGATTCTACCAAAGTAACAAACGGGGAATTCAGTTTTACGGGAAGTGCAGACACTCCGCAAATACATTATATTATAGTAGATGGCATAGGTAATATCCCGGTTATCGTCGAAAACGGAGATATTGAAATAGAAGCCTATAAAGACAGTATCAACTTCTCTAAAATGGGAGGTACGCCATCCAATGACGATTTTTACGGTTTTATCTCCGGCACACGTGGTATAGGGGAAAAAATAAATGCTTTGCGTCAGCAAATGATGAAAGCTTCCCAGCAAAGGGATACGGTAACCATAGCTACCCTGCAGGAAGCATATGCCGACATCCAGGAAGAAGCCAAGGCTTATGAAGTACAGTTTGTAAATGAGAATCCGGATTCCTATATATCTGCCCTGGTTTTAGAGAAAATGCTCCTCTCCAAATCACAGACTCCGGAAAAGATCAAAGAACTCTTTTCCACACTCTCTGAAGAAGTTAAAAAGACCAAGGTAGCCCAAAGGATCTCTTCCCGCATGGAAGAGGAGTCCAAAGTATCTGTAGGTGCCATAGCCCCGGATTTTTCCGCTCCGACCCCAGAAGGCGAAACCCTGGCCCTTAACGATGTGAAAGGAAAAGTGACCATTATCGATTTCTGGGCAGCATGGTGTAAGCCCTGCCGGGCCCAGAACCCTCATGTAGTTTCCCTGTACAACAAATATAAAGAACAGGGACTCAGCATTATCGGGGTTTCCCTGGACAAAAAGAAAGAAGACTGGGAAAAGGCCATCGAAGAAGATCAGCTTCCCTGGCACCACGTATCCAACCTGAAGTTCTGGCAAGACCCTGTAGCCCAGATGTATAATGTACGGGCCATCCCTGCCACTTTCATTCTGGATGCAGAAGGCAAGATCGTGGCCAAGAACCTTCGCGGAGAAGAGCTCGATGCCAAATTGGCGGAGCTTTTCGAAATGTAA
- a CDS encoding YeiH family protein, producing MYRKSKKGIHAVTGTVKNILDKNVSIREVVFIALVFLCLAPAVSPPVALLLGVVTAQVVGHPYIHLNHRASQFLLQLSVVGLGFGMHVNNALNAGKEGMLLTTGSIAGTLILGVVLYRILKIEKKTAFLISVGTAICGGSAIAAIAPVVQAGEKQMSVALGVVFILNSLALFLFPSIGHFFGLSQNDFGLWSAVAVHDTSSVVGVAAKYGMEALEVATTVKLARALWIVPVALMSSVMFRTGGGKVKIPYFIGLFVLAMLLNSYVPFIRNISPYILDISKSGLTLTLFLIGCGLTGKTVGQVGGRLFLMGCLLWIVISVFALWAVLSKNT from the coding sequence ATGTACCGGAAATCAAAAAAAGGGATACATGCCGTAACAGGCACCGTCAAAAACATTCTTGATAAAAATGTCAGTATCCGTGAAGTTGTATTTATCGCCCTTGTTTTTCTTTGCCTCGCTCCGGCAGTTTCTCCGCCCGTTGCCCTGCTCCTCGGAGTGGTGACGGCACAGGTTGTGGGGCACCCGTATATACATCTCAATCACCGGGCGTCACAATTTTTACTACAGCTATCTGTGGTGGGACTGGGGTTTGGCATGCACGTAAACAATGCTTTAAATGCCGGAAAAGAAGGGATGCTGCTCACCACGGGTTCCATTGCAGGAACATTGATCCTGGGTGTTGTATTATACAGGATATTGAAGATTGAAAAAAAGACGGCATTCCTGATATCGGTCGGTACGGCCATTTGCGGGGGGAGTGCCATCGCTGCCATAGCACCTGTTGTACAAGCCGGGGAAAAACAGATGTCTGTGGCGCTGGGTGTGGTTTTTATCCTTAATTCCCTGGCCCTGTTCCTGTTTCCGTCAATAGGTCATTTTTTCGGTTTGTCCCAGAATGATTTCGGTCTTTGGAGTGCTGTGGCTGTTCACGATACCAGTTCGGTTGTAGGTGTAGCGGCAAAATATGGTATGGAAGCCCTTGAAGTGGCCACTACCGTAAAGCTGGCCCGGGCGTTGTGGATCGTCCCTGTAGCCCTGATGTCTTCCGTAATGTTCAGGACGGGAGGCGGCAAAGTAAAGATCCCATACTTTATAGGGCTGTTTGTCCTGGCCATGCTGCTCAACAGTTATGTCCCTTTCATCCGGAATATCAGTCCCTATATTCTGGACATATCCAAGTCCGGACTTACGCTTACCCTTTTTCTCATAGGATGCGGGCTTACCGGGAAGACCGTCGGCCAAGTAGGGGGCAGACTTTTTCTGATGGGATGTCTGCTCTGGATCGTTATCTCCGTATTTGCCTTATGGGCAGTTCTTTCCAAGAACACTTAA
- a CDS encoding LutC/YkgG family protein, giving the protein MSSKERILGSLKKVSGAPLSRPEIALSYDKKVLLEDFVRTSETSGTKIFLGEQDNLTGIIEEWSDGATIQSSVPGLRDQYPLTFDEQIPFDKNNIPGVFVAEASFGVVENAALWLTDKELTSRILAFIPEKLVILLSRKALVPTMHEAYDIIEEQEAFGFGLFMAGPSKTADIEQTLVKGAQGAKELAVILY; this is encoded by the coding sequence ATGAGCAGTAAAGAAAGAATACTCGGCAGTTTAAAAAAAGTATCGGGCGCCCCGTTATCGCGGCCTGAAATAGCCCTTTCTTATGATAAAAAAGTATTGCTTGAAGATTTTGTCCGCACATCGGAAACTTCGGGGACAAAAATCTTTTTGGGAGAACAGGACAACCTGACCGGGATTATAGAAGAATGGAGTGACGGGGCAACAATTCAATCCTCGGTACCGGGACTCCGGGATCAGTATCCCTTGACTTTTGATGAGCAGATTCCTTTTGACAAGAACAATATCCCGGGGGTATTTGTTGCGGAAGCTTCTTTCGGGGTGGTGGAAAATGCCGCGTTGTGGTTGACGGATAAAGAACTCACATCCCGTATTCTCGCTTTTATTCCCGAGAAACTTGTGATCTTGCTTTCCCGGAAAGCATTGGTGCCCACCATGCACGAGGCTTATGATATAATAGAAGAACAGGAAGCATTTGGTTTCGGGTTGTTCATGGCAGGTCCGTCCAAAACCGCTGACATTGAACAAACCCTGGTAAAAGGGGCACAGGGAGCGAAAGAACTGGCGGTTATTTTATACTGA
- a CDS encoding c-type cytochrome yields MKHVLALSVCFLLSLVVTSCKNGTQKEENTGGTKTAVTTEKPIPVKQAEAAYPEGEKVYKQYCATCHQANGSGVPNLNPPLRETTYVTGDKTELIRIIINGSDAGLEVNGQTYANVMPPHDFLSDRQIAQLLSYIRNSFGNTATPVAEKEVKVIRENTNG; encoded by the coding sequence ATGAAACACGTTCTTGCTTTAAGTGTTTGTTTTCTCCTTTCCCTTGTCGTCACATCCTGTAAAAACGGGACACAAAAGGAAGAAAATACCGGAGGTACGAAAACAGCGGTAACCACGGAAAAGCCGATTCCCGTAAAACAGGCGGAGGCCGCATATCCGGAAGGTGAAAAAGTATACAAACAATACTGTGCGACATGCCACCAGGCCAACGGCAGCGGCGTGCCCAACCTTAACCCGCCACTCCGTGAAACGACATATGTAACGGGAGACAAAACCGAACTCATACGGATTATTATTAACGGTTCGGATGCAGGGCTGGAGGTTAACGGGCAGACCTACGCCAATGTAATGCCTCCCCACGATTTTTTAAGTGACCGGCAAATAGCACAGTTGCTTTCCTATATCCGGAACAGCTTTGGCAATACCGCAACACCCGTAGCTGAAAAGGAAGTCAAAGTCATAAGGGAAAATACAAACGGGTAA